One stretch of Cellulomonas wangsupingiae DNA includes these proteins:
- a CDS encoding response regulator transcription factor, whose protein sequence is MTTTASAPHPMRRPDPLTRADGSPVRALVVDDEANLGELLCTALRYEGWQVEHALTGQAAIRKARTLQPDVILLDVMLPDLSGLDVLRRIRQTLPAVPVLFLTARDAVEDRVAGLTAGGDDYVTKPFSLEEVVARLRGLLRRAGAVAQREDSVLVVGDLRMDEDSHEVWRGDDEIRLTATEFELLRYFMRNPRRVLSKAQILDRVWQYDFGGQANIVELYVSYLRRKIDKGREPMLHTLRGVGYVLRPAS, encoded by the coding sequence ATGACCACGACCGCCTCCGCCCCGCACCCGATGCGCCGGCCCGACCCGCTCACGCGAGCCGACGGCAGCCCTGTCCGCGCACTGGTGGTCGACGACGAGGCCAACCTCGGCGAGCTGCTGTGCACCGCGCTGCGCTACGAGGGCTGGCAGGTCGAGCACGCGCTGACGGGGCAGGCCGCGATCCGCAAGGCCCGGACGCTGCAGCCCGACGTCATCCTGCTCGACGTCATGCTCCCCGACCTGTCCGGCCTGGACGTGCTGCGCCGCATCCGCCAGACCCTGCCTGCCGTGCCGGTGCTGTTCCTCACCGCGCGCGACGCCGTCGAGGACCGTGTCGCCGGCCTGACCGCCGGTGGCGACGACTACGTGACCAAGCCGTTCAGCCTGGAGGAGGTCGTCGCGCGGCTGCGCGGCCTGCTGCGGCGCGCCGGCGCGGTCGCGCAGCGCGAGGACTCGGTGCTCGTCGTCGGCGACCTGCGGATGGACGAGGACAGCCACGAGGTGTGGCGGGGCGACGACGAGATCCGCCTCACCGCCACCGAGTTCGAGCTGCTGCGGTACTTCATGCGCAACCCGCGCCGCGTCCTGAGCAAGGCGCAGATCCTCGACCGCGTGTGGCAGTACGACTTCGGCGGCCAGGCGAACATCGTCGAGCTGTACGTGTCGTACCTGCGTCGCAAGATCGACAAGGGCCGGGAGCCGATGCTGCACACCCTGCGCGGCGTGGGGTACGTGCTGCGCCCGGCGTCCTGA
- a CDS encoding sensor histidine kinase → MTPAPAGPAPRARWSLRRRLVAVVLGLVLLVSVVMGTVSTVALRDSLVAQVDDRAVAAAERALRATQVGPDDGRDRQGADDRGRPGDRPRPLAVPGQDVGTVSVVVEDGTTRAQYLDTDGDLVDLDDAQVAALRAVPPDGTAHPVPLDGLGRYRAVALLTDRDDLVVTALPTTTVDATVRQYVVIEVLLVAGALLVAGLGGSVLVRRELRPLNRVAATATRVAEQPLARGEVAITARVDDRDTDPSTEVGQVGAALNRMLGHVDQALAQRQESESQVRRFVADASHELRTPLASIRGYTELVRRSPEELPADARAALARVEAEATRMSALVDDLLLLARLDAGRPLERAPVDLAALAVDAVADAHVAGPDHVWRLDLPGQADAGAPDDEVGALTVLGDDHRLRQVLGNLTSNARRHTPAGTHVTVAVRRDGADVVVSVTDDGPGVPPELRDRLFERFARGDESRNRASGSTGLGLAIARAVVTAHGGSLTCESAPGRTSFVVRVPAAADVGR, encoded by the coding sequence ATGACGCCGGCTCCCGCGGGACCGGCTCCGCGCGCGCGCTGGTCGCTGCGCCGACGGCTGGTGGCCGTCGTGCTCGGGCTCGTGCTGCTCGTGAGCGTCGTCATGGGCACGGTGTCGACGGTCGCGCTGCGCGACTCCCTCGTCGCCCAGGTCGACGACCGCGCCGTCGCCGCGGCCGAGCGCGCGCTGCGCGCGACCCAGGTGGGCCCGGACGACGGCCGGGACCGGCAGGGCGCCGACGACCGCGGGCGTCCCGGGGACCGGCCGCGGCCGCTCGCCGTGCCCGGGCAGGACGTCGGCACCGTGAGCGTGGTCGTCGAGGACGGCACGACGCGGGCGCAGTACCTCGACACCGACGGCGACCTCGTCGACCTCGACGACGCGCAGGTCGCCGCGCTGCGCGCCGTGCCGCCGGACGGGACCGCGCACCCCGTGCCGCTCGACGGGCTCGGCCGCTACCGGGCCGTGGCGCTGCTGACGGACCGCGACGACCTCGTGGTGACCGCGCTGCCGACGACCACGGTCGACGCGACGGTCCGGCAGTACGTCGTCATCGAGGTCCTGCTCGTGGCCGGCGCCCTGCTCGTGGCGGGCCTCGGGGGGTCGGTGCTGGTGCGCCGGGAGCTGCGGCCGCTCAACCGCGTCGCGGCGACCGCGACGCGCGTGGCCGAGCAGCCGCTCGCACGGGGCGAGGTCGCGATCACGGCGCGCGTCGACGACCGCGACACGGACCCGTCCACGGAGGTCGGCCAGGTGGGCGCCGCGCTCAACCGCATGCTCGGGCACGTCGACCAGGCCCTCGCGCAGCGGCAGGAGTCCGAGTCGCAGGTCCGCCGGTTCGTCGCCGACGCGAGCCACGAGCTGCGGACCCCGCTCGCGTCGATCCGCGGCTACACCGAGCTCGTCCGCCGCTCCCCCGAGGAGCTGCCGGCGGACGCCCGGGCCGCCCTCGCGCGCGTGGAGGCCGAGGCCACGCGCATGAGCGCGCTGGTCGACGACCTGCTGCTGCTCGCGCGCCTCGACGCGGGCCGGCCGCTCGAGCGCGCACCGGTGGACCTCGCGGCGCTGGCCGTCGACGCGGTGGCCGACGCGCACGTCGCCGGCCCGGACCACGTGTGGCGCCTGGACCTGCCGGGGCAGGCCGACGCGGGTGCGCCGGACGACGAGGTCGGTGCCCTGACGGTGCTCGGCGACGACCACCGGCTGCGCCAGGTGCTGGGCAACCTCACGTCCAACGCGCGGCGGCACACCCCGGCAGGGACGCACGTGACCGTCGCGGTCCGCCGCGACGGCGCCGACGTCGTGGTGTCCGTGACCGACGACGGGCCGGGCGTGCCGCCCGAGCTGCGCGACCGGCTGTTCGAGCGGTTCGCGCGCGGCGACGAGTCCCGCAACCGCGCCTCCGGGTCCACAGGGCTGGGGCTCGCGATCGCCCGGGCCGTCGTCACCGCCCACGGTGGCTCGCTGACGTGCGAGAGCGCGCCGGGACGCACGTCGTTCGTCGTGCGCGTGCCGGCCGCTGCCGACGTCGGCCGGTAG
- the radA gene encoding DNA repair protein RadA, with translation MSQTTTRRARAGGERAPDRPGFRCTECGWTATKWVGRCGECQEWGSVVEDAGPGSGGPRTVAVAPTRNPARPIDEIDVESAAARPTGVEELDRVLGGGLVPGAVVLLAGEPGVGKSTLLLDVAARAARTGRRVLYVTGEESAAQVRLRAGRIHALAPSLLLAAETDLGTVLGHVESVNPDLLVLDSVQTFTSAQVDGSPGGVSQVREVTASLITAAKSRALPVVLVGHVTKDGSVAGPRTLEHLVDVVCQFEGERHSRLRLLRATKNRYGPTDEVGCFDLSEHGIVGLADPSGLFMTRLISDVPGTCLTVTLEGRRPLAAEVQALVAPSVVPNPRRATSGVDGTRLAMVLAVLQRRLGARLADQDVYVSTVGGARVVEPAADLALALAAVSGRENVPVHAGLVAIGEVGLAGEIRPVPGVGRRLAEAARLGCTRAVVPSGTLEEVTVPDGLRVVEAADLAAAVLAGLAPSGDA, from the coding sequence GTGAGCCAGACGACCACGCGCCGTGCCCGCGCCGGGGGCGAGCGGGCCCCCGACCGCCCGGGGTTCCGCTGCACCGAGTGCGGGTGGACCGCGACCAAGTGGGTGGGGCGCTGCGGCGAGTGCCAGGAGTGGGGCTCGGTGGTCGAGGACGCCGGCCCCGGCTCCGGTGGGCCGCGCACCGTCGCCGTCGCCCCCACGCGCAACCCCGCCCGGCCGATCGACGAGATCGACGTCGAGTCGGCCGCCGCACGGCCGACGGGCGTGGAGGAGCTCGACCGCGTCCTGGGCGGTGGCCTGGTGCCCGGTGCCGTCGTGCTGCTGGCGGGCGAGCCCGGCGTGGGCAAGTCCACGCTGCTGCTGGACGTCGCGGCCCGCGCCGCGCGCACGGGCCGGCGTGTCCTGTACGTCACCGGGGAGGAGTCGGCGGCGCAGGTGCGGCTGCGCGCCGGACGCATCCACGCGCTCGCACCCTCGCTGCTGCTGGCCGCCGAGACGGACCTGGGCACCGTGCTCGGGCACGTCGAGAGCGTGAACCCCGACCTGCTCGTGCTCGACTCGGTGCAGACGTTCACGTCCGCGCAGGTGGACGGGTCGCCCGGTGGCGTGTCCCAGGTGCGCGAGGTGACCGCCTCGCTCATCACCGCGGCCAAGTCGCGCGCCCTGCCGGTCGTGCTCGTCGGGCACGTCACCAAGGACGGCTCCGTCGCCGGGCCGCGCACCCTGGAGCACCTCGTGGACGTGGTGTGCCAGTTCGAGGGCGAGCGCCACTCGCGCCTGCGGCTGCTGCGCGCGACCAAGAACAGGTACGGCCCGACGGACGAGGTCGGCTGCTTCGACCTGTCCGAGCACGGCATCGTCGGCCTGGCCGACCCGTCCGGGCTCTTCATGACCCGGCTGATCAGCGACGTGCCCGGCACCTGCCTGACCGTGACCCTGGAGGGCAGGCGCCCGCTCGCGGCGGAGGTGCAGGCCCTCGTCGCGCCGAGCGTCGTGCCGAACCCCCGCCGCGCGACCAGCGGCGTCGACGGCACCCGGCTCGCGATGGTGCTGGCGGTCCTGCAGCGCAGGCTCGGCGCACGGCTCGCCGACCAGGACGTGTACGTCTCCACCGTCGGCGGCGCACGCGTCGTCGAGCCGGCCGCCGACCTCGCGCTCGCGCTCGCCGCCGTCAGCGGCCGGGAGAACGTGCCCGTGCACGCCGGCCTCGTGGCCATCGGGGAGGTCGGGCTGGCCGGCGAGATCCGCCCCGTCCCGGGCGTCGGTCGACGCCTCGCGGAGGCGGCACGGCTCGGCTGCACCCGCGCCGTCGTCCCGTCGGGCACCCTCGAGGAGGTCACCGTGCCGGACGGGCTGCGCGTCGTCGAGGCGGCCGACCTCGCGGCCGCCGTCCTGGCCGGGCTCGCGCCGTCCGGCGACGCGTGA
- a CDS encoding sugar-binding transcriptional regulator: MFVEREQDVLRAASMYYLQDLKMEVIARHLGTSRSTVSRLLKRARETGLVEITLRPSSTRAPGLGRSISSTFGIDTYVVPVPDSAGSVERLDQVAMTAARLLASWFDSDMVMGVAWGTTIAAVSRYLAPKPTRGSAVVQLNGAANMRTSGVEYASDLISSFGSAFGAAVHHFSVPAFFDYPDTKDAMWRERSVRRVLDMQRRADIAVFSAGAVAGAVPSHVYSAGYLDEADVRRLHDEGVVGDVCTVFLRADGSWADVSLNSRATGPTPDELQRIPRRVCVVAGDNKVAPLLAALHARAVTDLVVDEVTATALVESVPARALPRHR; this comes from the coding sequence GTGTTCGTCGAGCGGGAGCAGGACGTGCTGCGTGCCGCGTCCATGTACTACCTGCAGGACCTCAAGATGGAGGTCATCGCGCGGCACCTCGGCACGTCCCGGTCGACCGTGTCCCGCCTGCTCAAGCGGGCCCGCGAGACGGGGCTCGTCGAGATCACGCTGCGCCCTTCCAGCACGCGCGCGCCCGGGCTCGGCCGGTCGATCTCCTCCACCTTCGGCATCGACACCTACGTCGTACCCGTGCCCGACTCGGCCGGGTCCGTCGAGCGGCTCGACCAGGTCGCGATGACCGCCGCACGTCTGCTCGCGTCGTGGTTCGACTCCGACATGGTCATGGGCGTCGCCTGGGGCACCACCATCGCCGCCGTCAGCCGGTACCTGGCCCCGAAGCCGACGCGCGGGTCGGCGGTCGTCCAGCTCAACGGCGCCGCGAACATGCGCACGTCCGGCGTCGAGTACGCGTCCGACCTCATCTCGTCCTTCGGGTCCGCCTTCGGCGCGGCCGTGCACCACTTCTCCGTCCCCGCGTTCTTCGACTACCCCGACACGAAGGACGCCATGTGGCGCGAGCGGTCCGTGCGCCGGGTCCTGGACATGCAGCGCCGCGCCGACATCGCGGTGTTCTCCGCGGGCGCCGTCGCCGGCGCCGTCCCGTCGCACGTGTACTCCGCGGGCTACCTCGACGAGGCGGACGTGCGCCGCCTGCACGACGAGGGCGTCGTCGGCGACGTGTGCACGGTGTTCCTGCGCGCCGACGGGTCCTGGGCGGACGTGTCCCTCAACAGCCGGGCGACCGGCCCGACCCCCGACGAGCTGCAGCGGATCCCGCGCCGGGTCTGCGTCGTCGCCGGTGACAACAAGGTCGCCCCGCTGCTCGCGGCCCTGCACGCGCGCGCCGTCACCGACCTCGTGGTCGACGAGGTCACGGCCACCGCCCTGGTCGAGTCGGTCCCCGCCCGCGCCCTGCCACGCCACCGCTGA
- a CDS encoding A/G-specific adenine glycosylase: MADVAVVRADVLAWFDVHARDLPWRAPDRTPWGVLVSEVMLQQTPVVRVEPAWRAWLERWPTPGDLAAAPTSDVLRAWDRLGYPRRALRLQECARTVVERHGGVLPDDEATLLALPGVGPYTAAAVRAFAFGRRSVVLDTNVRRVLARLVAGEALPAPAQTAAETRLAAAWVPDDDATAARWSAASMELGALVCTARSPRCDACPVADRCRWLAAGRPGDLHAHRRRTQAWTGTDRQARGRVMALLRDALGPVPHDAVAAVWPDATQLARCLDALVADGLVARDDAPGDAPDPDAATYRLPH; encoded by the coding sequence GTGGCGGACGTCGCGGTGGTGCGGGCCGACGTCCTCGCGTGGTTCGACGTGCACGCGCGCGACCTGCCGTGGCGCGCGCCGGACCGGACGCCCTGGGGCGTGCTGGTCAGCGAGGTCATGCTGCAGCAGACGCCGGTCGTCCGGGTCGAGCCGGCGTGGCGGGCGTGGCTGGAGCGCTGGCCGACGCCGGGCGACCTCGCCGCCGCCCCGACGTCCGACGTGCTGCGCGCGTGGGACCGCCTGGGCTACCCCCGCCGGGCGCTGCGGCTGCAGGAGTGCGCGCGGACGGTCGTCGAGCGGCACGGCGGCGTGCTGCCGGACGACGAGGCCACCCTCCTCGCGCTGCCGGGTGTCGGGCCGTACACGGCGGCCGCGGTCCGGGCCTTCGCGTTCGGGCGCCGCTCGGTGGTGCTCGACACGAACGTGCGCCGGGTCCTGGCGCGGCTCGTCGCCGGCGAGGCCCTGCCGGCGCCGGCGCAGACGGCGGCCGAGACGCGGCTCGCGGCCGCGTGGGTGCCGGACGACGACGCCACGGCGGCCCGCTGGTCGGCCGCGTCGATGGAGCTCGGCGCCCTGGTGTGCACGGCCCGCTCACCCCGGTGCGACGCGTGCCCCGTCGCGGACCGGTGCCGCTGGCTCGCCGCGGGCCGCCCGGGCGACCTGCACGCCCACCGGCGGCGGACGCAGGCGTGGACGGGCACGGACCGGCAGGCCCGCGGCCGGGTGATGGCACTGCTGCGCGACGCCCTCGGGCCGGTCCCGCACGACGCCGTCGCTGCCGTGTGGCCCGACGCGACCCAGCTGGCGCGGTGCCTCGACGCGCTGGTCGCCGACGGCCTGGTCGCCCGCGACGACGCCCCGGGTGACGCCCCGGACCCGGACGCCGCGACCTACCGGCTCCCCCACTGA
- a CDS encoding ABC transporter permease → MTTTAVRRATAARSGPRRTTPHGPLAGTGRLLRLALRTDRWTTGIWAVAVAGMTQVSVVALAELYAPPGEREARAALIASPAATALAGPGFGLDDYTLGAMTANELALWLMLPVGIMGVLAVSRHLRAPEEDGRLEIVRSQPVGRAAPVVAGLLAAATGVLVVGALLLVALLTTDLDPGGSVLMVASVVVVALVLASATAVAAQLTTHARTSSAIGMALLGLAFVLRAVGDVQGPRSTSVWTWLSPFGWSQATAPYTLDRWWPLAVGVAAVAVNVGVAAVLVRRRDLGTGLLPERLGPARGRVGGLVGLTWRRQRTSVLAWGAGVVGTGALIGLLASAVVDFVAEGSELAVILGDVDDAVAAAFGLYVVFIAVVAAAYVGTAVGAARAEERSGRAAGLLALPVSRVRWLGAQVGLAAVAATVMLLLAGVVMGAGAASTLDDASQVGRLLGAAAVTVPGVLLVLGVATALLGLLPRATGAVWLYVAYVGTVGLFGELLPDGVDALSPFTHLPALPAAPMDWPPVLGVTAVAALLVVAGLAGVRRRDVDG, encoded by the coding sequence GTGACGACGACGGCGGTGCGGCGCGCGACCGCCGCACGGTCGGGCCCGCGGCGGACGACGCCCCACGGCCCGCTCGCGGGCACGGGCCGGCTGCTGCGGCTGGCGCTGCGCACCGACCGCTGGACGACCGGCATCTGGGCGGTCGCGGTGGCGGGGATGACGCAGGTCTCGGTCGTCGCGCTCGCGGAGCTCTACGCGCCCCCCGGCGAGCGCGAGGCACGTGCCGCGCTCATCGCGTCACCCGCCGCCACGGCGCTCGCGGGCCCGGGCTTCGGGCTCGACGACTACACGCTGGGCGCGATGACGGCCAACGAGCTGGCGCTGTGGCTGATGCTGCCCGTGGGGATCATGGGGGTGCTCGCGGTGTCCCGGCACCTGCGCGCCCCGGAGGAGGACGGGCGGCTCGAGATCGTCCGGTCCCAGCCGGTGGGCCGGGCGGCACCGGTCGTCGCGGGGCTCCTGGCCGCGGCGACGGGTGTGCTCGTCGTCGGTGCGCTGCTGCTCGTCGCGCTGCTCACCACCGACCTCGACCCGGGCGGCTCGGTGCTGATGGTCGCGTCCGTCGTGGTCGTCGCGCTCGTGCTGGCGTCCGCGACGGCGGTGGCCGCGCAGCTGACGACGCACGCCCGGACGTCGAGCGCGATCGGCATGGCGCTGCTCGGGCTCGCGTTCGTGCTGCGCGCGGTCGGCGACGTGCAGGGGCCGCGCAGCACGAGCGTGTGGACGTGGCTGTCGCCGTTCGGCTGGTCGCAGGCGACCGCGCCGTACACGCTCGACCGGTGGTGGCCGCTCGCGGTGGGCGTCGCGGCGGTCGCCGTGAACGTGGGGGTCGCGGCCGTGCTCGTGCGGCGGCGTGACCTGGGCACGGGTCTGCTGCCGGAACGGCTCGGCCCGGCGCGCGGGCGCGTCGGCGGGCTCGTCGGGCTCACGTGGCGCCGCCAGCGCACGTCGGTGCTCGCCTGGGGCGCGGGCGTCGTGGGGACGGGTGCGTTGATCGGGCTGCTGGCGTCGGCGGTCGTCGACTTCGTGGCCGAGGGGTCGGAGCTGGCCGTGATCCTCGGTGACGTCGACGACGCGGTCGCGGCGGCGTTCGGCCTGTACGTGGTGTTCATCGCGGTCGTCGCGGCCGCGTACGTCGGCACCGCGGTCGGCGCGGCGCGCGCCGAGGAGCGCTCCGGCCGCGCCGCCGGGCTCCTCGCGCTGCCGGTGTCGCGCGTGCGCTGGCTGGGCGCGCAGGTCGGTCTCGCGGCCGTCGCCGCGACGGTGATGCTGCTGCTCGCCGGGGTCGTGATGGGGGCGGGCGCGGCCTCCACGCTCGACGACGCGTCACAGGTCGGTCGGTTGCTCGGCGCGGCCGCCGTGACGGTGCCCGGTGTCCTGCTCGTCCTCGGCGTCGCCACCGCCCTGCTCGGCCTGCTGCCGCGGGCGACCGGTGCCGTGTGGCTGTACGTCGCGTACGTCGGGACGGTCGGGCTGTTCGGCGAGCTGCTGCCGGACGGTGTCGACGCGCTGTCCCCGTTCACCCACCTGCCGGCCCTGCCGGCCGCCCCGATGGACTGGCCGCCGGTCCTCGGCGTGACGGCGGTCGCGGCGCTGCTCGTCGTGGCGGGCCTCGCCGGGGTGCGGCGGCGCGACGTGGACGGCTGA
- the disA gene encoding DNA integrity scanning diadenylate cyclase DisA has product MPHPHHQDDLLRSTLAAVAPGSELRDGLERILRGRTGALIVLGMDPTVESLCSGGFVLDVEFSATRLRELAKMDGAVVIDPVRDRIVRAAVQLLPDPSIQTSESGTRHRTAERVAKQTGLPVISVSASMRIVALYVGAQRYVLEDSTTILSRANQALATLERYKARLDEVSGTLSALEIEDLVTVRDVSAVVQRLEMVRRISDEIAGYVVELGTDGRLLTLQLDELVGGVGTERELVIRDYVDTSRRTIETVPDALAELDSTELLDIAHIARVLGLPGGGEELDAAVGPRGYRLLSKVPRLPGPVVDRLVGHFGGLQKLLAATIDDLMAVDGVGEQRARSVREGLSRLAESSILERYV; this is encoded by the coding sequence GTGCCGCATCCGCACCATCAAGACGACCTGCTGAGGTCGACGCTCGCCGCTGTCGCGCCCGGATCCGAGCTGCGTGACGGACTCGAGCGGATCCTGCGCGGCCGCACGGGCGCACTCATCGTCCTCGGCATGGACCCGACCGTCGAGTCGCTGTGCTCCGGCGGCTTCGTCCTCGACGTCGAGTTCTCCGCCACCCGCCTGCGCGAGCTCGCGAAGATGGACGGCGCCGTGGTCATCGACCCCGTGCGCGACCGCATCGTCCGCGCCGCCGTGCAGCTGCTCCCCGACCCGTCGATCCAGACGTCCGAGTCGGGCACGCGGCACCGCACGGCCGAGCGCGTCGCCAAGCAGACCGGCCTGCCGGTCATCTCGGTGTCGGCGTCGATGCGGATCGTCGCGCTGTACGTCGGCGCGCAGCGGTACGTGCTCGAGGACTCCACGACCATCCTGTCGCGCGCCAACCAGGCGCTCGCGACGCTCGAGCGGTACAAGGCCCGCCTCGACGAGGTCAGCGGCACGCTGTCCGCGCTGGAGATCGAGGACCTGGTCACGGTGCGCGACGTGTCGGCGGTCGTCCAGCGCCTCGAGATGGTCCGCCGCATCTCCGATGAGATCGCGGGCTACGTCGTCGAGCTCGGGACCGACGGCCGCCTGCTCACGCTGCAGCTCGACGAGCTCGTCGGCGGTGTGGGCACGGAGCGTGAGCTCGTCATCCGCGACTACGTCGACACGTCGCGTCGCACCATCGAGACGGTCCCCGACGCGCTGGCCGAGCTGGACTCCACCGAGCTGCTCGACATCGCCCACATCGCGCGGGTGCTCGGGCTGCCCGGCGGCGGGGAGGAGCTCGACGCGGCCGTCGGCCCCCGCGGCTACCGCCTGCTGTCGAAGGTCCCCCGCCTGCCCGGCCCGGTCGTCGACCGGCTCGTCGGGCACTTCGGAGGCCTGCAGAAGCTGCTCGCCGCCACGATCGACGACCTCATGGCCGTCGACGGCGTCGGGGAGCAGCGCGCCCGGTCCGTGCGCGAAGGGCTCTCGCGGCTCGCGGAGTCGAGCATCCTCGAACGCTACGTCTGA
- a CDS encoding TetR family transcriptional regulator → MRSVDDLTARARIRDAAMLRFGRDGFGVGLRQVAADAGVSPALVLHHFGSKDGLREACDRYVHDELRAVKSDALDRPAGDVMAELAGTEQYAPLVAYLVRVVLDGGPGAAAFVDGLVADTVAYLEHGERAGAVRPTSDPQGRARYVVAGQLGLLLLAQLEAAAGRAPSPTTDTAAALAHITTTSMQAGLEIFTHGLLADSAYLDAWRAGEGAVPATREQP, encoded by the coding sequence GTGCGATCAGTCGACGACCTCACCGCCCGCGCGCGGATCCGCGACGCGGCGATGCTCCGCTTCGGCCGCGACGGGTTCGGCGTCGGCCTGCGGCAGGTCGCCGCCGACGCCGGCGTGAGCCCCGCGCTCGTGCTGCACCACTTCGGGTCCAAGGACGGCCTGCGCGAGGCCTGCGACCGGTACGTGCACGACGAGCTGCGGGCCGTGAAGTCCGACGCGCTGGACCGTCCGGCGGGCGACGTCATGGCCGAGCTCGCCGGCACGGAGCAGTACGCGCCGCTGGTCGCGTACCTCGTGCGCGTCGTCCTCGACGGCGGGCCCGGGGCGGCGGCGTTCGTCGACGGGCTCGTCGCGGACACGGTCGCCTACCTCGAGCACGGCGAGCGCGCGGGTGCCGTGCGCCCCACGTCCGACCCGCAGGGGCGCGCCCGCTACGTCGTCGCCGGGCAGCTCGGGCTGCTGCTGCTCGCGCAGCTCGAGGCGGCCGCGGGCCGCGCACCGTCGCCGACCACGGACACGGCGGCGGCACTCGCCCACATCACCACCACGTCCATGCAGGCCGGGCTGGAGATCTTCACGCACGGCCTGCTCGCCGACTCGGCCTACCTCGACGCGTGGCGCGCCGGGGAAGGCGCCGTCCCCGCCACCCGGGAGCAGCCATGA
- a CDS encoding amino-acid N-acetyltransferase: MTSHAAVDVLPALPTDVRAIRRLVEPYANERILLAKEWVAYYEAVQEFLVARAAGSDDVVGCGALHIMWEDLAEIRTLAVAPELRGRAVGHALVDALLDRARALGLRRVFCLTFEVDFFARHGFREIEGTPVPPDVYAELLRSHDDGVAEFLDLARVKPNTLGNTRMLLHL, translated from the coding sequence GTGACCTCCCACGCCGCCGTCGACGTCCTGCCTGCCCTGCCCACCGACGTGCGCGCCATCCGCCGGCTCGTCGAGCCCTACGCGAACGAGCGCATCCTGCTCGCCAAGGAGTGGGTGGCGTACTACGAGGCGGTCCAGGAGTTCCTCGTGGCGCGCGCCGCCGGCAGCGACGACGTGGTCGGGTGCGGTGCGCTGCACATCATGTGGGAGGACCTCGCGGAGATCCGCACGCTCGCCGTGGCGCCGGAGCTCCGCGGCCGCGCCGTCGGGCACGCCCTGGTCGACGCGCTCCTCGACCGTGCGCGCGCCCTGGGCCTGCGCCGCGTGTTCTGCCTGACGTTCGAGGTCGACTTCTTCGCGCGCCACGGCTTCCGGGAGATCGAGGGCACGCCCGTGCCCCCGGACGTCTACGCCGAGCTGCTGCGGTCGCACGACGACGGCGTCGCCGAGTTCCTCGACCTCGCGCGCGTGAAGCCGAACACCCTCGGCAACACGCGGATGCTGCTGCACCTGTGA
- a CDS encoding ABC transporter ATP-binding protein: MTDAIAVQGLVKTFGRTRALDGLDLHVRTGEVHGFLGPNGAGKSTTIRVLLGLLRADGGEAVLLGGDPWRDPVALHRRLAYVPGDVTLWPQLTGGETIDLLGRLRGGLDPHRRDALVERFELDTRVRARAYSKGNRQKVALVAALAADVELLLMDEPTSGLDPLMGAVFQEVVRESAAQGRTVLLSSHVLAEVEALADRVTIIRRGRAVSTGTLDDLRGLTRTTVVARLADVPGARDALTALDGVHHLRADDAHVTLAADGVALDAVLATLAAHGVRSVVAHPPTLEDVFLREYGDELATLGVGER; this comes from the coding sequence ATGACGGACGCGATCGCGGTCCAGGGCCTGGTCAAGACGTTCGGCCGCACGCGCGCGCTGGACGGCCTCGACCTGCACGTGCGCACGGGGGAGGTGCACGGCTTCCTCGGGCCCAACGGAGCCGGCAAGTCCACGACGATCCGCGTGCTGCTGGGCCTGCTGCGGGCCGACGGGGGCGAGGCGGTGCTGCTGGGCGGCGACCCGTGGCGCGACCCGGTCGCACTGCACCGCCGCCTCGCGTACGTGCCGGGCGACGTGACGCTGTGGCCGCAGCTGACGGGCGGCGAGACGATCGACCTGCTGGGCCGGCTGCGCGGCGGGCTGGACCCGCACCGCCGTGACGCGCTCGTCGAGCGGTTCGAGCTCGACACACGCGTGCGGGCCCGGGCGTACTCGAAGGGCAACCGGCAGAAGGTCGCGCTGGTCGCGGCGCTCGCGGCCGACGTCGAGCTGCTCCTCATGGACGAGCCGACCTCGGGTCTCGACCCGCTCATGGGTGCGGTGTTCCAGGAGGTCGTGCGCGAGTCCGCCGCACAGGGCCGCACGGTGCTCCTGTCGAGCCACGTGCTCGCCGAGGTCGAGGCGCTCGCGGACCGCGTGACGATCATCCGGCGCGGCCGTGCCGTGAGCACGGGCACGCTGGACGACCTGCGCGGGCTGACGCGCACGACCGTCGTCGCCCGCCTCGCGGACGTCCCCGGGGCGCGCGACGCGCTGACCGCGCTCGACGGCGTGCACCACCTGCGGGCCGACGACGCGCACGTCACGCTCGCCGCGGACGGGGTCGCGCTCGACGCGGTGCTCGCGACCCTGGCCGCGCACGGTGTGCGCTCGGTCGTCGCGCACCCACCGACGCTCGAGGACGTGTTCCTGCGGGAGTACGGCGACGAGCTCGCGACGCTCGGGGTGGGGGAGCGGTGA